In the genome of Lactuca sativa cultivar Salinas chromosome 3, Lsat_Salinas_v11, whole genome shotgun sequence, the window CGAGTTGAGTCATTTGTTGTTCCAAAGTCTTGATAATCGCCTTGGTTTCATTTTGGAATGTTTGAGTACTTGTGGCTAAACTCTTGACAATGTCTTCTAAAGACATTCCCGATCTACTTGAACTACTTCCTTGTTGCTTGTTTTGAGGTTGGAATTGAGATTGATGAGGATGTTGATTTGGTTGGAAATGTGGTTGATAATTTTGTTGGTGATGCATCTGATTTTGAAATGGAGGTCTTGGTTGATAATATGGTTGTCTTGGCTGAAAATTGGCATTAGGTTGATGCCAATTTGGATTGCTTCTTGGCTGAAAGTTTCCTTGTTGTTGACTTGAAAATCCCATAGCTTGAACCGACTCTACATCTTCTTGTAACATTGGGCACATGTCAGTAGGGTGTCCAACTTGTGTATAAATACCACAAGGTCTAACAGTTGATGGTGGTACACCCTTGTCTTTTTCAAGCATCATCACTACTTTAGTCAACTCAGAAAGCTGACTCTCAATTTTTGGGGTAGAGATTTCTTTCACTCCTCTTGGTGCATCACtataccattcttcttcttgtgttGTATGCTTGGACTCTTCTGCCATGTTCTTGATAAGAGCTTTGATTTCCGTTGGAGTTTTATCATCTATGGATCCACCACTTGATGCATTGAGTAATCTCCTATCGCAAGATGACATTCCCTCACAAAAATATTGCAACAACTGATACTCAAAAATCCCATGTTTTGGACATATTGAACACAACTTCTTGAACCGTTCCCAATAAGAATGCAAAGCTTCTCTCTTTTGTTGCTTGATACCAATGATTTCCCTGTGTAAGGCTGAAGCTCTCATCTCTGGAAAATATTTTTCCAAAAACATCCTTGCAAGTTCATTCCATGTTGTGACTGACCCCGGTGGTAAGTCATACAACCATTCCTTAGCTGAATCTTGTAATGCAAAGAGGAATGCCCTTAATTTGATTTGATCTTCTGTGACTTCATGTGGCTTCATACCCACATAGACAACatgaaattccttaaggaatttatgTGGGTCTTCATTCTCAAGACCACGGAATGAGGGTAACAAATGGATGAGTCTAGACTTGAGTTAAAAGTTGATTGCTACAGGGTAATTTATGCACAAAGGTTGTTGGGTGACATCTTGAGTGGCCCACTGTCTAAAGGTGTGTTCAGGTGGTGGATTTGGAGGATTTTGGCCATGGTTGTCTCCCATGGTAGGAGTAAGGATAAAGGTTTCAGATTCGGGTAAAGGTGAAGATGGTGGGGGTAGGCCTGTCAAAAAAACCAAAACCTGTTCTACCCACCCGACCCGttccgaattcgggtagaatgggtcgggtagaacgggtaacgggtatgaacatttgggtaataggttaacccgataataatataggtcgggttttaggtatgaatatttattttcgggtatacccgaatacccgaattcgttttttaaataatatcaaatatacaatgcagtcaTGTACGCACACTTcaaacaaaacaaaacttttCGTTTCCATCTTATGAACGACGGCACGACAGTCGACGCAAACTTGCAAAGGGAATACGACGTTGAAGCTGAAGTCCTGAACCATCATCACAATTCTCAGTTTCTCTCTATCGCACGTAATGGAATTAAAAAAGtaaataacatattataatgatttgtattgaTATTATAgatgtacttgttaattgtatgaagtattttcctacccaattctttattaaaccaatcaacatgtaaaaaaaatatcaataagtgtcatttaagaaatttttgggtatacccgataattacccgacccgacctcaaacccaaatacccgaaacccgaaaacccgaattacaatataggtcgggtatcgggtaatattttattaaggaaatacccgttctatccgacccgttctacccgaaacccgaatattttacccgttcgacacccctaGGTGGGGGTGGTACTTTTAGGTGTTGGTGAAGATGTGTTTGATGGATTTGATGAAGAAGCTCCGGATTGTTGTTGTTTCTTTAAAAGTCTGGCTTGCTCCCTTCTTTGTTTTGCAGATTTCTCTAACTCTAAATCAAGTGGTAAACATGTACCTGTGAGAAAAGATCTTGGCATAAACAATTAATACTACCATATCCCCGACAACGATGCCAATTTTTTTGGTtgtcaaaccaacaaataatgtgataaaataataacaataaaaccCAAATCACTGCTATTTCATACACTAAAGATAGTATAGAGTAAGCAGGGTTGGTCCACAGGAATACGAGACTTCTTATTTAACCATATTCTAACAAATTatacaaataatattaaaatggggGTTATGtttaaactaaaattaaaattcaTAAGAAATAAAATTGAAAACAAAATTCAGTAAAAGAAATGCATTTCTGATTCTAATTCCTACACATGTATTATGTTTAAAGATGTAATATAATTATGACTCATGTTTTTGTCTAGGTTGGTAATTTAGATATTAATATACTCTAATATCTGAGTTGAcaaaagtattttattcaaaacatgcTCTTCAAATAAAAATTCTTTTAattgattcaattcaaataagTTCTAGCATCAAATCATTGAAGGACATTGAGTTCTTGCAACAATTACCAACAATGTTCAAAATTCCTCTTAAGCTTGGGATAATGAACATTTAATCTTTGATTACACTTATTTTGATTTAAATTCAACCAATCAAGTGTATGttattatcaaatcataaaacatatacggattttataatttgattaactagattcaatGGAACCCTAGTTCACTGATCAAGTGAAAAAGAGAATCAATCAAACACATAattaagatcaaatcaaagattactagatATTAAACATAAGTCAAATGTAAATTACATCCTAATAACACATACTTAAGAATTCAGAATCAGAAATGAAATAGAAATCAGCCACACATGTATAAGTTAAACTACAATTCAACAAGTTTAATCCTCAATTCGACTTACAAAGTGCAAATTAAAGTGTTTCCAAATGTTTATCCACTTCCCAAATCTCCCCAAAATCCTTTTCTTCTCCCAAAATACGACTTAACTTCTCCTGGAAGTGGCTGTCTTCTTTTTACAAATGATTCAACTGTTTTAAAATTGGCGACACATTTACACGGCCCATGTAAATTATAACTGACCATTTACACGACCGTGTAAATACAAAAAGTAAATTGCTCATGAGTATGCGTTTACACGGCTCGTGTAAACTCAAAGCTTTCATTTACATGGCCGTGGAAATATCTGTAAAGTCAAAATCTTCATTTTCTTCTTAACTTCCTCCTCAATGCTCCAATGGTCCCGGAACTTCATCCAcatcttttattcatcatctcaACTAATATTCTTCCTTCAAAAGTtcctgaaatatcacaaaagtgtgtgaatggagttgcatcatgaaaaatcccgaaaaatattcaaaatgcatgagtttaaacctaaatgcaatgcacttttttggattaaaactacaaaatggatgcatgaaatgcacctaataATCATATGCATTGAACATGCTTCACTAATGTTTGGTTTACCTGTTCTGCCACTTTGTTTTGTTATAGTGTTAGCTGTACAGTGTGATGTCTCATTGTACCAAATATTTTGTAGAAGTTGTCAAATGAAGCCTTGCAGAACTCCAACCCATTTTCTATTTTGAGCGACCTGACATGGTTGCCATTATTTTTCTCAACTATCATCTTCCACTCCTTGAACCGCCTAAACATTTCATCTTCATACTTTGTCTTCATAAAATACACCTAGGTCTTCCTTGAATAATTATCGATAAAATTCATAAATTATTGACATCCATCATGCGACTTCATAGGAGAGGAACCCCATACATCTGAGTGAACACACTAGAAAATCTCATTGCTTGAGTGATGAACCAAACTGAACTTCACCCTAATTTATATCTCTTGAACACATGCTTCACCGGTTTTAGCATTTCCAGTTGCATCTCCACCAAACAAACCCTTGTTGCTCACATGTCCCAAATTATGATGCCACAACTTTCTTTCATCATCATACTGATCCAAGGATTAGGACACAATCACCTTTCTCCCAGCCGTACAACTACCCAAGATATAAATCCCATGAGGATTCATCTTTCCCTTCATAACTACAAGAGAACCCATTGGAGACTCTTAACCAGTCACCCTTTCTAGAATACTTCAATCCATCCTTAACCAGTTTGCTAACTATACAATTATGCATCTTGATCTGCACCATGCCACTGCCCTCAATACTGCTCACGCAATCATCACGCATCTTGAATGTGCCATTCCACTATTTGAAGGAGTCGAACCAATCATGATTGCATGCCATATGATAGGATGCTCTAGATTCCAAGACCCAAGCATCAATAGAACTAGATGTACATACTGTTAAAGCTTCACCATCATCCCATTCATGAAAATTTCCTTAAACGACAACAACATTGTTGTTTCTTGGTCCAATACAATTATTCACTTTCTTCAAAAATGTACAATATCTTCTGAAGTGCCTCTTATACTTGCAGTTATAACATTTTATGTTGTCTTTAGATTCAGAATTTGACTTCCCTTTGTAACCTCCACCTCTATCAGATGTTCTTCTTATGCCTGCGAACAAACCAGAACCGGAAACTTCTTCTCCAACTGAAACTTTTCTTTTTCAGTTCCTTAGACATTAAAAATCCTTCACATCATTCACAATGATCGTTGTCCTACCATACAACATGGTATCAACGAAATTCTCATAAAAATTTGGCAGTGAACATAAGAGGATACGTGcttgatcttcatcttcaatctttCCATTCACACCTTTTAAGTCCAAGATGATCATATTGAAGCTATCCACATCATCCTTCACTTGGGTGCTTTCTAACATCCTAAGAGTGTACAAATGTTTCTTATGGTATAGCGTGTTCGTTAGAGAATCATTCCGATACTTGTCAAAAAAATTCTCCCAAAGCTCATTTGCACTTGTTTGTTGCACAAATTTTATAAGTACTTCATGTGTCAACCTCAATAGAGTTATGATATGCGCTCTTGTTAGAATACACACCTTCCTTTCAGCCGCCATGACCTTTGGTAGTTTCGCATCTCCTTCCAGTACTGCTACACATATTTGTTGAACTAAAAGAGCCTTCATCTTCACCTTACACAAAGTGAAATCATTCAAACCATTGAAATTCTCCAAATCGAACTTGTAAGATACCATCTTCAATCAACAAAACACCAATCGcaactctgataccacttgttagggaaACATATGATACTTGTCAAGAATTAAAACAAATATGATGCCACTTGCTAAGTTCTGATGACCCTTGTTAGGAAGTAATGTGGATAACACATGAAGCCAAAAGCACACAAAGTCACAACATTTATATGGTTTatcaaggtgacctacgtccacATGCATGAGGAGAGTATTGTTATTTATAAATTTCTCAAATAGAGATCACAAGTACAAGTAGTAAAGTGTTGTCCTACTCACTAAGGATACAAAAGACACAAAACACATGACTTAGCATGCATCCATATTTGAGGGATCAGACCTGAAACCTTAATAGTCCAAGCCCATTAGCCCATTAGCCCATAAAACCATAAATggtgtcaaccaatcacaatTCTCCTTGCATCAATTTCTAGAACATTCATCCTTACATGAGCATCAATAACTCACATGATGGAGCATAACTATCATAGTTTCACATCATTATGCAAGAGTCGCACATCAAGATCACCATGGCATATCAACCATCATTGGGGCACATAAGGGAATAATCCTTAAGCATCTTTAACTTCTGAGCTTCCTTGAACAATATTTAACATCATAAGGGACTTCGTAACATATAACTCATCAAGGGATACCTTGGCATATCAAGGAAGCAAGTGGTGCAACCTTGCATCAAGATGATGCATCAGGCATGTGGATGGCATATCTTGGTCAAGAGATGGTGCATCCTCTCCAAGGTTAGCACATTCTCTTCCAAGTTGGTGTATCTAGACTCCAAATTGGAACATCCTCTCCATAATGACACATCCACCTCATGAATGGTATATCTTGTCATTTGGTGGCATATCATGCAAGTTAGTGGCATATCCTATCACTTGATGGCATATCATGTCACTTGGTGGCATATCAAGTCACTTGGTGGGATATAAAGTTTCAGTAGTGGCGCACCTTGACTTTTAAGTGGCGAAACCAAGCATAGGATGCCCATATTGATCACAGATGACATATCCATGCACCATAGTGCTACATACCCCATTTTAGAAGATTAGTTCCTTTTTTAGTTTATCCGTTCATTTGTCAGGAGAACTATCCCTTTCTCAGATGATCTGTTCCTTTTTCACATGGTCCATAAACCGAAAGTTCTCGATTGAGTTCCAAATGCTCCGTTGAACTCAAATGCTCCATACGAATGctccaagtgctccattgagttcCAAGTGATCCAATGAGTCGGTAATGGAGATTGTGGAGTATCTAGGAATGACTCTGTCCAAGAGAGCTCGATGAAAGATTTTTTTCGCAGCCAAACATGATACAATCTagaaaaaatatcttttaatctTCATTGTCATTTTCAAACTTTTATCTTTTATCCATTTTCACGTATTTTCTTGTATAAACAACAAAAAGCTAAGATGTAGACTTTCCATTATAAATTTTAGACTTTGAATTTTGAACAATCAACTTCCACTTTCATGTTTTGCTTGTATCTTTTTGTCCAGTAGCTGAAGTGTTTCCACGAATGCATAATGAACTTAATGGACTTGAACTTACATTTTATTAGCCTTTTTAATCTTGCAATGTGATTTGCTCCACTTGATCCTCTTTTGCATATGAAATTGGTTGCtaaatctttttatctttaatGTTTGAACTATGAACAACAAAATCTAGACATTTTTACAATTAGAACATTCATGACAAAACTTGTTTGCGTGAACAAAATCCGTCAATTCCATATTAAAAACAAATATGGACTTCATGTAAATGAAGTACACCGCACCGCCAATACATTTTAAAAATCATTTGGAATTAATAAAAAGAAGTGCAACTCTCATCATCTCGTCAAAGAATAAGGGATGAGGAACCTACCAAAGCAGGTCGTACATGCTTTAACAAGTTAAATAAATTCTGCCAAttcattataaaaagaatttgGACTTCATGAAAAGAAGACCAAATTCTACCAAAAATTGTGGAATAGGTGGTAGGAACCTATAAAGCACAGGTTGCACTTGAAATAACAAGCAAAATAAAATTGTCAATTCAATTGCAAAGCACAAcattttataatttgattttccTAAAACAAAAACCAACTCCCACCACCCCATTTAATAAGCGGAGGGGAACTTGAGAAACTCAAGTTGCACTTATGATGACACGTGGTGATGCAAGccattaattaatattaaaaagCTACATTTAGATTTCATGAGATGAAAACCAACTCCTACCAATACCCGTCGAATAGGTGTTGAGAACCTAAGAAACTTAGGCAAAATTGTAAAAACAAGTTAATGA includes:
- the LOC111911610 gene encoding uncharacterized protein LOC111911610; the protein is MKPHEVTEDQIKLRAFLFALQDSAKEWLYDLPPGSVTTWNELARMFLEKYFPEMRASALHREIIGIKQQKREALHSYWERFKKLCSICPKHGIFEYQLLQYFCEGMSSCDRRLLNASSGGSIDDKTPTEIKALIKNMAEESKHTTQEEEWYSDAPRGVKEISTPKIESQLSELTKVVMMLEKDKGVPPSTVRPCGIYTQVGHPTDMCPMLQEDVESVQAMGFSSQQQGNFQPRSNPNWHQPNANFQPRQPYYQPRPPFQNQMHHQQNYQPHFQPNQHPHQSQFQPQNKQQGSSSSRSGMSLEDIVKSLATSTQTFQNETKAIIKTLEQQMTQLATFVSKLESQGKLPAQTEKNPKHSACVITLRNRKEYEGRKMIEEEKMELEKAEEKSKTPSKQVPIKAKVTPPPFPTRLNKSKREREDNEIMEMFITVGVNIPLIDAIKQVPRYAKFLKELCTSKKRLKRNETVKVGENVSTVLQKRLPQKCKDTDVFTVPCKLGNLYVPRAMLDLGASINVLTYSVFKTLNIGTLKKTGVIIQLAARSLVHPKGVLEDVLVQVNELVFPADFYVLDMDDDDSPNLSSILLGIPFLKTARTKIDVYDGTLSMEFDGEVINFNIYDAMRYPSDISSLNFVDVIEPLTKECFDLSNLDVLALILDRNL